From Delphinus delphis chromosome X, mDelDel1.2, whole genome shotgun sequence, a single genomic window includes:
- the GPR119 gene encoding glucose-dependent insulinotropic receptor — protein sequence MESSFSFGVILAILASLIIAANALVVMAVLSLIHKNDGVGLSFTLNLAVADTSLGLAISGLVTDQLSSAARPTQKTLCSLQMAFVTSSAAASVLTVMLIAFDRYLAIKQPLRYFQIMNGLMAGACIAGLWLVSYLIGFLPLGVRVFQQTTYKGPCSFFAVFHPRFVLTLSCVGFFPALLLFVFFYCDILKIASMHSQQIRKTEHAGAPAGAHRPPRTPSDFKAVRTVAILIGSFTLSWTPFLITSIVQVACQECHLYPVLERYLWLLGVGNSLLNPLIYAYWQKEIRQQFSQMALGMKKGLAAFLLLLSARDGGPQGPRESARHITTISHSELDG from the coding sequence ATGGAGTCATCTTTCTCATTTGGAGTGATCCTTGCTATCCTGGCCTCCCTCATTATTGCTGCTAATGCCCTAGTGGTCATGGCTGTGCTGTCGTTGATCCACAAGAATGATGGTGTCGGTCTCAGCTTCACCTTGAATCTGGCTGTGGCTGACACCTCGCTTGGCCTGGCCATCTCTGGCCTAGTCACAGACCAGCTCTCCAGCGCGGCTCGGCCCACACAGAAGACCCTGTGCAGCCTTCAGATGGCATTTGTCACTTCTTCTGCAGCTGCCTCTGTCCTCACGGTCATGCTGATTGCCTTTGACAGGTACCTTGCCATCAAGCAGCCCCTCCGCTATTTCCAGATCATGAACGGGCTCATGGCCGGGGCCTGCATTGCCGGGCTGTGGTTGGTGTCTTACCTCATTGGCTTCCTCCCACTCGGGGTCCGCGTATTCCAGCAGACCACCTACAAGGGGCCCTGCAGCTTCTTCGCTGTGTTTCACCCGCGCTTCGTGCTGACCCTCTCCTGCGTTGGCTTcttcccagccctgctcctctTTGTCTTCTTCTACTGTGACATACTCAAGATTGCTTCCATGCACAGCCAGCAGATCCGCAAGACAGAGCATGCAGGAGCCCCAGCCGGGGCTCACCGGCCCCCACGGACCCCCAGTGACTTCAAGGCTGTCCGCACTGTGGCCATTCTCATTGGCAGCTTCACTCTGTCCTGGACCCCGTTCCTTATCACTAGCATTGTGCAGGTGGCCTGCCAGGAGTGCCACCTCTACCCAGTGCTGGAACGGTACCTGTGGCTGCTTGGTGTGGGCAACTCCCTGCTCAACCCACTCATCTATGCCTATTGGCAGAAGGAGATACGGCAACAGTTCTCCCAGATGGCCCTGGGAATGAAGAAGGGGCTCGCCgcattcctcctccttctctcagcCAGGGATGGTGGCCCACAGGGGCCCAGGGAAAGTGCCCGTCACATCACCACCATCTCCCACTCAGAGCTTGACGGCTAA